The following are encoded in a window of Brevibacillus ruminantium genomic DNA:
- a CDS encoding ABC transporter permease, whose amino-acid sequence MNIWNIAWKEIKSNLRNTRSFLFMLALPIVLMLILGSALSQVFSSDYSVGEMRLLYTSNWSDPHISTYWNHFTEAIGKEGVKVVQADADMDGKEEVRTNRYTAYARLDDSGIEFYGSSRNTIESNIIQGMLTVFADRYSLATAAIQVEPAAAQAIVASAGEGGDFIRETALQPNKKPGSFDYYAIVMTTMIAFYSVISASYLFRGERTRNTAVRLMAAPVSKGIIFTGKLIGSTVINLFFVLVVVLFSKFVYHADWGNHYGMVVLVLFTEVLLAVSVGLGVSFLVKGEGSRAVVMIFTQIASFLGGAFFPVDGMEGVMRILTNLSPMRWVNTALMQIIYADHTAAAWPAIGLNLGIASVFLILAIISIRRREAL is encoded by the coding sequence ATGAATATATGGAATATCGCGTGGAAAGAAATCAAGTCCAACCTTCGCAACACTCGATCTTTTCTGTTTATGCTCGCATTGCCCATCGTACTTATGCTCATTCTCGGGTCTGCCCTTTCCCAGGTATTTTCCTCAGATTATTCGGTCGGAGAAATGCGATTGCTGTATACAAGCAATTGGAGCGATCCTCACATCTCGACGTACTGGAACCATTTTACGGAAGCGATTGGCAAAGAAGGAGTCAAAGTTGTGCAAGCAGATGCAGACATGGACGGCAAAGAAGAAGTGCGCACCAACCGCTATACGGCGTATGCAAGGCTTGACGACTCTGGCATAGAGTTCTATGGGAGTAGCAGGAATACGATTGAGAGCAACATTATCCAGGGCATGCTGACCGTATTTGCGGATCGCTACTCGCTCGCAACGGCGGCTATTCAGGTGGAACCGGCAGCGGCTCAGGCAATCGTCGCCAGCGCTGGAGAGGGCGGTGATTTTATCCGGGAAACGGCGCTTCAACCCAATAAAAAACCGGGCTCTTTCGATTATTACGCGATCGTGATGACAACGATGATCGCCTTCTATTCGGTCATTTCGGCAAGCTATCTCTTCAGAGGTGAACGAACCCGCAATACCGCTGTTCGCTTGATGGCGGCTCCGGTTAGCAAGGGGATTATTTTCACCGGAAAACTCATTGGCAGCACGGTCATTAATCTGTTTTTTGTCCTGGTCGTCGTCTTGTTCAGCAAATTCGTTTACCATGCGGATTGGGGCAACCATTACGGAATGGTGGTACTCGTCCTGTTCACCGAAGTGCTGCTCGCCGTGAGCGTAGGCCTTGGCGTTAGCTTTCTGGTCAAGGGGGAAGGGTCACGGGCGGTCGTCATGATTTTCACACAGATCGCATCCTTTCTGGGTGGTGCTTTTTTTCCTGTTGATGGCATGGAGGGCGTGATGCGGATTCTGACCAACTTGTCGCCAATGCGCTGGGTCAATACGGCCTTGATGCAAATCATCTACGCCGATCATACAGCCGCAGCATGGCCTGCTATTGGACTGAATCTTGGCATCGCTTCTGTTTTTCTGATCTTGGCTATCATCTCCATACGCAGAAGGGAGGCGCTTTGA
- a CDS encoding ABC transporter ATP-binding protein, with translation MSHVLEIRNLTKKFGDFVAVDNMSLNVREGEIFGFLGANGAGKSTTINMIASLLRSTKGEIILLGKNIAKNSKFAKMNTGIVPQDIAIYEDMTAYENVSFFAGLYGLRGALLRERTEEALAFVGLGDKLKSFPKNFSGGMKRRLNIACAIAHRPKLMIMDEPTVGIDPQSRNYILNSVRKLNEMGCTIIYTSHYMEEVEEICTRIAIVDHGKIIAEGTKEQLESTITDSKEIWIGIKANEELPLEGLKTIQGVTAVRQEENTIKIVSKAEINNLNRIIQQLIKDQVEIRSVEEQAPNLESVFLTLTGRNLRD, from the coding sequence ATGAGCCATGTATTGGAAATCCGCAACTTGACCAAAAAATTTGGTGATTTCGTTGCTGTCGACAATATGTCGCTGAACGTACGTGAAGGTGAGATATTTGGCTTTTTAGGTGCGAACGGAGCGGGCAAGAGCACCACAATCAACATGATCGCGTCCCTCTTGCGCAGCACCAAGGGCGAGATTATCCTACTGGGAAAAAACATTGCAAAGAATAGCAAATTCGCCAAGATGAACACGGGAATCGTACCGCAGGATATCGCCATCTACGAGGATATGACTGCCTATGAAAACGTGAGCTTCTTCGCGGGCTTGTACGGCCTGAGAGGGGCACTGCTTCGGGAGCGAACCGAAGAAGCACTTGCCTTCGTGGGTCTGGGAGACAAACTCAAGAGCTTCCCCAAGAACTTTTCAGGCGGGATGAAGCGTCGGCTCAACATCGCCTGTGCCATCGCTCATCGCCCAAAGCTGATGATCATGGACGAACCGACGGTCGGGATTGACCCGCAGTCGCGGAACTATATTTTGAACTCTGTGCGCAAGCTGAACGAAATGGGCTGTACGATTATTTATACGAGCCATTACATGGAGGAAGTCGAAGAAATCTGCACGCGCATCGCCATCGTGGACCATGGGAAAATCATCGCGGAAGGTACCAAGGAGCAGTTGGAATCGACGATTACCGACTCGAAGGAAATTTGGATTGGTATCAAAGCGAATGAAGAACTGCCTCTCGAGGGCCTCAAGACGATCCAGGGCGTAACAGCAGTCCGTCAAGAAGAGAACACGATCAAAATCGTGTCCAAAGCTGAGATTAACAATCTCAACCGGATCATCCAGCAATTGATCAAGGATCAGGTGGAAATCCGATCCGTCGAAGAGCAAGCGCCTAATCTGGAGTCGGTGTTCCTGACCTTGACTGGTCGGAATCTGCGAGACTAA